A stretch of the Polluticoccus soli genome encodes the following:
- a CDS encoding tRNA pseudouridine synthase A — MARYFLEVKYDGTAFHGSQLQGDLPTVQLAINKSLSTLLRKEVISFGASRTDEGVHALCNYYHFDFEAPLHPAFLYKLNAILPPTLSVSRMFQTHDPEFNARFAAISRRYRYRIYSKKDPFLVNRALYFPYTINVAALQETAAIIKEYTDFETFSKRNTQTRTFKCTILQSYWEQHETELHYIVEANRFLRGMVRGLVGTQLQVARGRCDTAAFRQIIEGRDCTKADFSVAGHGLYLEDITYPKGQLTEVKDAK; from the coding sequence ATGGCGCGCTATTTTCTTGAGGTTAAATATGATGGTACTGCATTTCATGGTTCCCAGTTACAGGGCGATTTGCCTACCGTACAGCTCGCTATCAACAAATCACTGTCTACGCTCCTAAGAAAAGAGGTGATATCATTCGGCGCCAGCCGTACCGACGAAGGTGTTCACGCACTGTGTAATTATTATCATTTCGATTTTGAAGCGCCACTGCATCCTGCATTTCTCTATAAGTTAAATGCAATACTGCCCCCAACGCTGTCGGTGAGTCGTATGTTTCAAACCCACGATCCGGAGTTCAACGCACGTTTTGCAGCTATAAGCAGGCGATATCGATACAGGATATATTCAAAAAAGGATCCGTTCCTGGTGAACCGTGCATTGTATTTTCCGTATACTATCAATGTAGCGGCACTACAGGAAACAGCTGCGATCATTAAAGAGTATACAGATTTCGAGACCTTCTCCAAGCGAAATACACAAACAAGGACATTTAAGTGTACCATCCTTCAATCTTATTGGGAGCAGCACGAAACCGAGCTACACTATATAGTTGAGGCCAACCGCTTTTTGCGAGGCATGGTACGGGGACTGGTAGGAACACAGCTGCAGGTTGCGCGTGGCCGTTGCGATACAGCTGCATTCAGACAGATAATTGAAGGGCGCGATTGCACCAAAGCAGATTTTAGTGTAGCCGGACACGGCCTATATCTTGAAGATATTACTTACCCGAAAGGTCAGCTCACAGAAGTAAAGGACGCTAAGTAA
- a CDS encoding DUF2157 domain-containing protein has translation MEVEKNEWKALKRAIDDWEQEGKISHDQAGELRKSVQLKRNERQQIAQYFFLVAISCTILAFGAIFIDEKLLEKIKSYFALSNIVIALISAVLGALWFGFVKKRRQQYSIPAYEVYMVLGGLISLTSLVYICKDTGFGASHNGFLLAAFAMLLAEAIFLHSRALWIGAILAFMGWFGAFSTWQSTDNLFLGMNYPMRFTVFGVLVIALAWLQSRVARLSFTQRITYLAGLIIFFTGLWGVSIFGNFGSLDEWSKVRQTYVLAYSVVFGLTAAGAFYYGIKYRDDATRDFGVFFLILNLYSRYFEFFWDSMNKGLFFLMLGVSFWFIGRQVEKRKKRHGVRKPVV, from the coding sequence ATGGAAGTTGAAAAGAACGAATGGAAGGCACTAAAACGTGCTATTGATGACTGGGAGCAAGAAGGCAAAATAAGCCACGATCAGGCAGGTGAACTGCGCAAATCGGTCCAGCTAAAACGCAATGAACGCCAGCAGATCGCGCAGTATTTCTTTCTGGTAGCCATCTCGTGCACCATTCTGGCTTTTGGCGCCATATTCATCGATGAAAAGCTGTTAGAGAAAATCAAGTCTTATTTTGCATTAAGCAATATTGTTATTGCTCTTATTTCTGCGGTTCTCGGCGCGTTGTGGTTTGGTTTTGTTAAGAAGAGACGTCAGCAATATAGCATACCCGCCTACGAAGTGTATATGGTTCTTGGTGGGTTGATCTCATTAACTTCTCTGGTGTATATCTGTAAGGATACCGGGTTTGGCGCGTCACACAATGGTTTTCTATTAGCAGCATTTGCCATGTTGCTGGCCGAAGCGATCTTCCTCCACTCCCGCGCGCTGTGGATAGGTGCTATACTCGCTTTCATGGGATGGTTTGGTGCATTCAGCACGTGGCAAAGTACGGATAACCTATTCCTCGGCATGAACTACCCTATGCGCTTCACCGTATTTGGTGTGTTGGTCATTGCGTTGGCGTGGTTGCAATCACGTGTGGCAAGGCTTTCTTTTACACAACGCATTACTTACCTGGCTGGGCTCATCATCTTTTTTACGGGTCTGTGGGGTGTATCGATATTCGGCAATTTCGGTTCGCTCGATGAATGGTCAAAAGTACGACAGACCTATGTTTTGGCTTATTCGGTAGTGTTTGGACTAACTGCCGCAGGTGCATTCTATTACGGTATTAAATACCGCGACGATGCAACCCGGGATTTTGGTGTGTTCTTCCTGATATTAAATCTATACAGCAGGTATTTTGAGTTCTTCTGGGATTCGATGAATAAGGGACTTTTCTTCCTGATGTTGGGTGTTTCATTCTGGTTTATTGGTCGCCAGGTAGAAAAGCGGAAGAAGCGGCACGGTGTACGTAAGCCGGTCGTGTAG
- a CDS encoding ABC-F family ATP-binding cassette domain-containing protein codes for MLSVSNLSLRYGKRVLFEDVNIRFTEGNCYGIIGANGAGKSTFLKILSGEIDPTTGKVEIGKDQRMSVLKQNHYEFDEVQVLQTVMMGNTKLWKVMQEKDALYAKEDFTEADGLKAGELEGIFAEMDGWNAESDAATMLSNLGIKEDVHYKQLKELDGNQKVRVLLAQALFGHPDILLLDEPTNDLDMETIGWLEDFLADYDKIVLVVSHDRHFLDAVCTHVADIDFAKITIFTGNYSFWYESSQLLLKQRTDANKKAEDKIAELKEFIARFSANASKSKQATSRKKALDKIKLDDMTASNRKYPAILFNNQVRDAGDQILEVKGLSKTQNGEVMFKDISFDVKRGQKIAILSDNGLATSAFYKILMGEDNDFQGNFKWGVTITPTYLPNDNSEYFVGKDLNLIDWLRQYSEEKDETFIRGFLGRMLFSGEETLKNCQVLSGGEKMRCMISRMMMLKGNVLLFDEPTNHLDLESITALNNGLKDFKGTILFTTRDHELAQTVADRVLELTPNGLIDREMNFDDYLKDERVKNLRAEMHGVSVA; via the coding sequence ATGCTTTCAGTTTCAAATCTATCGCTGCGCTACGGCAAGCGGGTATTGTTCGAAGACGTAAATATCAGGTTCACCGAAGGGAATTGCTATGGTATCATAGGCGCCAACGGGGCAGGGAAGTCTACCTTCCTGAAGATCCTTTCCGGCGAAATTGATCCTACTACCGGAAAGGTAGAGATCGGCAAAGACCAGCGTATGAGCGTACTGAAGCAGAACCACTATGAGTTCGATGAGGTACAGGTGCTGCAAACCGTGATGATGGGGAATACCAAGCTTTGGAAAGTGATGCAGGAAAAAGACGCTCTGTATGCTAAAGAAGACTTCACAGAAGCCGATGGCCTCAAAGCCGGCGAACTGGAAGGCATTTTCGCAGAAATGGATGGCTGGAACGCAGAAAGCGACGCCGCTACCATGCTGAGTAACCTGGGAATCAAAGAGGATGTTCACTACAAGCAACTAAAAGAACTGGATGGTAACCAGAAAGTGCGTGTGCTATTAGCACAAGCGCTGTTTGGCCATCCTGACATACTACTGCTCGATGAACCTACCAACGACCTGGATATGGAAACCATCGGCTGGCTCGAAGACTTCCTGGCCGACTACGACAAGATCGTACTGGTTGTATCGCACGATCGTCACTTCCTGGATGCTGTGTGTACACACGTGGCAGATATCGACTTCGCTAAGATCACCATCTTTACCGGTAACTATTCATTCTGGTACGAGTCTAGCCAGCTGTTGCTGAAACAACGTACCGATGCAAATAAGAAGGCAGAAGACAAGATCGCGGAACTAAAAGAGTTCATCGCGCGCTTCTCGGCCAATGCCTCTAAATCGAAACAAGCCACCAGCCGTAAAAAGGCGCTGGATAAGATCAAACTGGATGATATGACGGCTTCAAACCGTAAGTATCCTGCTATCCTATTCAATAACCAGGTGCGTGATGCAGGTGACCAGATACTGGAAGTAAAAGGCTTGAGCAAAACACAGAACGGTGAAGTGATGTTCAAAGACATCAGCTTTGATGTAAAACGCGGCCAGAAGATCGCTATCCTGTCGGATAATGGCCTGGCAACATCTGCATTTTACAAAATACTGATGGGCGAGGACAACGACTTCCAGGGCAATTTCAAATGGGGTGTAACAATTACTCCTACTTACCTACCTAATGACAATAGCGAGTATTTCGTTGGCAAAGACCTCAACCTTATCGACTGGCTGCGCCAGTATTCTGAAGAAAAGGATGAGACCTTTATCCGCGGCTTCCTTGGCCGTATGCTGTTCTCGGGCGAAGAAACGCTGAAGAACTGCCAGGTACTGAGCGGTGGTGAGAAGATGCGTTGCATGATCAGCCGTATGATGATGCTGAAAGGCAACGTACTGCTGTTTGATGAGCCAACCAACCACCTTGATCTGGAGAGCATTACTGCCCTCAACAACGGTCTGAAAGACTTCAAAGGCACGATCCTATTCACAACGCGAGATCATGAACTGGCACAGACAGTAGCCGACAGGGTACTGGAACTGACACCAAACGGCCTCATCGATCGCGAAATGAACTTCGATGATTATCTGAAGGACGAACGCGTTAAGAACTTACGTGCCGAAATGCACGGAGTAAGCGTAGCCTAA
- a CDS encoding CocE/NonD family hydrolase — protein MKYLFHLLLFIIPAQCLADAKSDSVWVRQHYTKREIYIPMRDGIRLYTAVYEPKDRAEKHPILINRTPYSIAPYGEDAFKAFWNNYWMNYLHEGYVIVLQDVRGRMMSEGVFEDVRPYNDHKSDNNRQQIDEASDTYDTIEWLLKNVKDNNGKVGAFGISYPGFYATMAALSQHPALKAASPQAPVTDWFAGDDFHHNGAFMLLDAFGFYSSFGKPRPYPVKTWPKGFDYYSKDNYKFYLETGALKNFAALMGDSIKFWNDLYAHPNYDEWWQVRNTRSHVQHIPKRTATLVVGGTFDAEDCYGAWNLYQAIEHKAKNDNRLIMGPWAHNNWALNSYEYLGNIRFGSNLSKYYQEHFEVPYFNYYLKGKGNIDFIKEANIYFSGVDRWRGFNQWPPKGMNEKALYLQPGGALSFSKPAPDGGNSRYTSDPANPVPYTEDVHFGRVKEYMTDDQRFASRRPDVLVFKTDVLKQDLTLAGPVIADFFASITTTDADFVVKLIDVFPDDFSYPDSIKGNGKNYPMGGYQMLVRGEVMRGRYRNSLEHPEAFTPKEITKVRFTIPDVAHVFKAGHKVMLQVQSTWFPLVDRNPQQFVNIYKADDKDFVKSTIRLYHDAEHPSAIVLPVLD, from the coding sequence ATGAAGTACCTCTTTCATTTGCTGCTCTTTATCATTCCGGCTCAATGCCTTGCAGACGCAAAATCTGACTCAGTTTGGGTAAGGCAACATTACACAAAACGGGAAATCTACATACCGATGAGGGACGGGATCCGCCTTTACACTGCAGTTTATGAACCAAAAGACCGTGCCGAAAAGCATCCGATACTCATCAACAGGACGCCTTATTCCATAGCCCCCTATGGCGAGGACGCATTCAAGGCTTTCTGGAATAATTACTGGATGAACTACCTGCATGAAGGTTATGTGATCGTGCTACAGGACGTTCGTGGACGCATGATGAGTGAAGGCGTGTTCGAAGATGTGCGCCCCTATAACGACCATAAAAGCGACAACAACCGACAACAAATTGATGAAGCGAGCGATACTTATGACACTATAGAATGGCTGCTGAAGAACGTGAAAGATAACAATGGCAAGGTCGGAGCATTTGGTATCTCATACCCCGGATTCTATGCAACTATGGCAGCTTTAAGCCAGCACCCTGCATTGAAGGCTGCTAGTCCGCAGGCACCGGTTACCGACTGGTTTGCCGGTGATGATTTCCACCACAATGGCGCCTTCATGTTGCTGGATGCATTTGGTTTCTATAGCTCGTTTGGTAAGCCCCGTCCATACCCGGTTAAAACCTGGCCTAAGGGCTTTGACTACTATAGCAAGGACAATTACAAGTTCTACCTCGAAACCGGCGCTTTGAAGAATTTTGCAGCCCTTATGGGCGATAGTATCAAGTTCTGGAACGATCTCTATGCACACCCGAACTATGATGAATGGTGGCAGGTGCGCAACACCCGCAGTCATGTGCAGCATATTCCGAAAAGGACCGCTACCCTTGTAGTTGGTGGCACCTTTGATGCGGAGGATTGCTATGGTGCATGGAACTTGTACCAGGCCATAGAGCACAAAGCAAAGAACGATAACAGGCTGATCATGGGCCCATGGGCACACAATAACTGGGCGTTGAATAGCTATGAATACCTGGGCAATATCCGCTTTGGCAGCAACCTGTCTAAATACTATCAGGAGCATTTTGAGGTGCCCTATTTCAACTACTACCTCAAAGGCAAGGGTAACATCGACTTCATCAAAGAGGCTAATATCTATTTCAGTGGTGTTGATCGATGGAGAGGCTTCAACCAATGGCCACCCAAAGGCATGAATGAGAAAGCGCTATACCTGCAACCCGGTGGTGCACTCTCCTTCTCTAAGCCTGCCCCAGACGGCGGCAACAGCCGTTATACCAGCGATCCGGCCAATCCCGTACCTTATACCGAGGACGTGCACTTTGGCCGCGTAAAAGAATACATGACAGATGACCAGCGCTTTGCTTCCCGCAGACCTGATGTGTTAGTTTTTAAGACTGATGTACTGAAGCAAGACCTTACATTGGCTGGACCAGTTATTGCCGATTTCTTCGCTTCGATAACCACAACTGATGCAGATTTTGTTGTAAAGCTGATAGACGTATTCCCGGATGATTTCAGCTATCCAGACAGCATAAAAGGCAACGGTAAGAACTACCCTATGGGCGGCTACCAGATGCTGGTACGCGGAGAAGTAATGCGTGGCCGCTACCGCAATAGCCTTGAGCATCCGGAAGCATTTACACCCAAAGAAATAACCAAGGTGCGCTTCACCATACCCGACGTGGCGCATGTGTTCAAAGCGGGCCATAAGGTTATGTTGCAGGTTCAGAGCACGTGGTTCCCGTTGGTAGACCGTAATCCGCAACAGTTTGTCAACATATACAAAGCGGATGATAAAGACTTTGTAAAGTCTACCATCCGCTTATATCATGATGCCGAACATCCGTCAGCTATAGTGTTGCCTGTACTGGATTAG
- a CDS encoding FkbM family methyltransferase, translating to MSQNSELCRLAFGKMILPLVPSRLKRRVAMGIYNHTSPSVQGIDIVVKQPGYKLMVNTKDLIGWNVFFFAEYEKSTNNVLGRFIKPGDTVIEAGANIGTETILLANLVGDNGKVYAFEPNKDVFNRLKHNAQVINKKNNVVCLDIALGEKDGTIQFNVYPDDYFNSGMSSKYHGATDVVDVPQRTLDSMVSAEEISKVDFIKMDVQGAEPDVLAGAKNTMERFRPGIFLEADEHVNELFDTLTGADYTVYVIGDSGLEPIDKNAIRKAETHTNWLALPKEKAT from the coding sequence ATGAGCCAGAACAGTGAATTATGCCGTTTGGCGTTCGGAAAAATGATCTTACCACTGGTGCCTTCGCGGTTAAAAAGGCGTGTGGCGATGGGCATTTACAACCATACGTCGCCATCCGTACAGGGTATTGATATCGTGGTGAAACAACCGGGCTATAAGCTGATGGTGAATACGAAAGACCTTATTGGCTGGAATGTTTTCTTCTTCGCCGAATATGAAAAAAGCACCAACAACGTGTTGGGCAGATTCATAAAACCCGGCGACACGGTCATTGAAGCCGGCGCCAATATCGGTACTGAAACGATCTTGCTGGCGAATCTGGTGGGCGATAATGGAAAGGTGTATGCCTTTGAACCCAATAAGGATGTTTTTAACAGGCTTAAGCATAACGCCCAGGTTATCAATAAGAAAAACAACGTCGTTTGCCTGGATATAGCCTTAGGCGAAAAAGACGGTACCATCCAGTTCAACGTTTATCCCGACGATTATTTCAACTCGGGTATGAGCAGCAAATACCATGGAGCTACCGATGTTGTTGACGTGCCACAACGCACGCTGGACAGCATGGTCAGCGCCGAGGAGATCAGCAAGGTCGATTTCATAAAAATGGACGTGCAGGGCGCTGAACCAGACGTATTGGCCGGCGCCAAAAATACTATGGAGCGTTTCAGGCCGGGCATATTCCTGGAAGCCGACGAACACGTAAACGAGCTGTTCGACACGCTGACCGGTGCTGACTATACAGTATACGTGATCGGGGATTCTGGCCTGGAACCGATCGACAAAAATGCCATCCGCAAAGCTGAAACACATACCAACTGGCTGGCATTACCCAAAGAAAAAGCCACTTGA
- a CDS encoding ABC transporter ATP-binding protein, with product MARRDKNGAKDDIPKLKFTKENLKEGMLIFRYVQPYKAQFIGGLAFITLSSLTTMAFPYLLKQLIDSAHAMEMHTAKYTPTQIALVMIALLMVQMVVSFMRIYLFTSVGENAVADMRKDIYKRLIMMPMDFFSQRRVGELSSRISADVTQIQDAVTVMLAELLRGVLTLLIGLGLILYISPKLTLMMLSIIPVIIVIAFVFSKRIRKLARTAQDQLADSGTIVQETLQGISNVKSFSNEWYESQRYSKSINDVVKLAIQNGRFRGAFVSFLLFSVFGAIVLVVWYGAGLMQQGLLSFGDMTAFVVYTAFVGGTMAGFADLYSQLQKTLGATQRVRELLKEEPENVSVVKEDLKNEFKLSGQVTLEHIAFSYPSRSEVPVLKDVSVDAERGQQIAIVGPSGAGKSTLVSILLRFYEPTNGRILFDGRDAREIPLTQLRKQMALVPQDVLLFGGTIFENIAYGKPDATQAEVEEAARKANAHEFIARFPEAYQTVVGERGMKLSGGQRQRIAIARAILKDPAILILDEATSSLDSESESLVQDALHNLMKNRTSFVIAHRLSTIRNADKIIVLEHGVVRESGTHHELMAVDGLYKSLNVLQFEGV from the coding sequence ATGGCTAGAAGAGATAAAAACGGCGCAAAAGACGATATACCAAAGCTGAAGTTTACCAAAGAGAACCTGAAAGAAGGCATGCTCATATTCCGGTATGTGCAGCCATACAAGGCGCAGTTCATCGGCGGACTGGCGTTCATCACCCTCTCCAGCCTTACTACTATGGCCTTTCCGTACCTGCTGAAGCAGCTGATAGACAGCGCCCATGCTATGGAAATGCACACCGCCAAGTATACACCTACGCAGATAGCCCTGGTAATGATAGCTCTGCTCATGGTGCAAATGGTAGTGTCGTTCATGCGTATCTACCTGTTCACATCGGTGGGCGAGAACGCTGTGGCTGATATGCGTAAGGACATATATAAGCGCCTTATCATGATGCCCATGGATTTCTTCTCGCAGCGCCGGGTAGGTGAGCTTTCCAGTCGCATCAGCGCCGACGTGACCCAGATACAAGACGCGGTGACCGTGATGTTGGCGGAATTGCTAAGGGGAGTGCTGACCCTGTTGATCGGACTTGGTCTTATTTTATATATATCACCCAAACTGACCCTGATGATGCTGTCCATCATTCCGGTCATCATCGTTATAGCCTTTGTCTTCAGCAAGCGTATCCGCAAACTGGCCCGTACCGCACAAGACCAACTGGCCGATTCAGGAACCATCGTTCAGGAAACCTTACAAGGCATCAGCAACGTAAAATCTTTTTCTAATGAGTGGTACGAGAGCCAGCGTTATTCTAAAAGCATCAACGATGTGGTGAAGCTGGCCATCCAGAACGGCAGGTTCAGGGGAGCATTCGTATCGTTTTTATTATTCAGCGTATTTGGTGCCATTGTACTGGTGGTTTGGTACGGCGCGGGATTGATGCAGCAAGGACTGTTATCGTTCGGTGATATGACCGCCTTCGTAGTGTACACAGCCTTTGTGGGCGGTACCATGGCGGGCTTTGCCGACCTGTACAGCCAGCTGCAAAAGACGCTGGGCGCTACACAGCGCGTACGTGAACTATTGAAGGAAGAGCCTGAAAATGTGAGCGTTGTAAAAGAAGATCTGAAGAACGAATTCAAACTATCGGGCCAGGTAACCCTGGAGCATATTGCCTTCAGCTATCCAAGCCGCAGCGAGGTTCCTGTATTGAAAGATGTATCCGTAGACGCAGAACGGGGCCAGCAGATAGCCATTGTTGGTCCGAGCGGTGCCGGTAAAAGTACCCTTGTATCGATCCTGTTGCGATTCTATGAGCCTACCAATGGCCGCATCTTGTTTGATGGTCGCGATGCCCGCGAGATACCGCTGACACAGCTGCGTAAGCAGATGGCGCTGGTTCCGCAGGACGTGTTGCTGTTTGGCGGTACTATATTCGAGAACATTGCCTACGGTAAGCCAGACGCCACCCAGGCCGAAGTTGAAGAAGCAGCCCGCAAAGCAAATGCCCACGAATTCATAGCCCGTTTCCCAGAAGCTTACCAGACCGTGGTTGGTGAGCGCGGTATGAAGCTATCGGGCGGTCAACGCCAGCGTATAGCGATAGCCCGAGCCATATTGAAAGATCCGGCCATCCTGATACTGGATGAAGCCACCAGCTCGCTGGACTCAGAATCTGAATCGCTGGTGCAGGATGCCTTGCATAACCTGATGAAGAACCGGACATCGTTCGTGATCGCGCACAGACTGTCGACCATCCGCAATGCCGATAAGATCATAGTGCTGGAACACGGCGTGGTTCGCGAATCGGGTACACACCACGAGCTTATGGCAGTGGATGGACTCTATAAAAGTTTGAACGTGCTACAATTTGAAGGCGTTTAA
- a CDS encoding endonuclease domain-containing protein: MQLHNRSDLKALRKNLRNNATQGEKELWKLLRGSGLEGKKFRRQHSVGGYILDFYCPSERLCIELDGEAHFTEEGRTHDEKRTKFLEENFITVLRFESGLVMQFPEEVLATIKAIFRAK, translated from the coding sequence ATGCAACTCCACAATAGATCCGATCTAAAAGCTCTAAGGAAAAACCTGAGAAATAATGCTACTCAGGGCGAAAAGGAATTATGGAAATTGCTGAGAGGCTCCGGGCTTGAGGGAAAGAAATTCAGACGACAACATAGCGTGGGTGGATATATACTCGACTTCTATTGTCCCTCGGAGAGACTTTGTATTGAACTGGATGGTGAAGCCCATTTCACGGAGGAAGGAAGAACGCACGACGAAAAGCGAACAAAATTTCTTGAGGAAAATTTTATAACGGTACTGCGCTTTGAAAGTGGGTTGGTGATGCAGTTTCCAGAAGAAGTGTTGGCAACCATTAAGGCGATTTTTCGGGCTAAATAG
- a CDS encoding response regulator, with translation MSKMTVLIVEDDRDEQEFMMDAFVRNCSGCQVEFANNGLEMTELLAPGENGEPPVLPSIILLDLNMPIKDGYEALKEIRETPELKDICVVVVTSSGHPEEEQRCKNLGANNFYHKPISLGEYDTMVREIISEDMHIPLNKPAKKHQ, from the coding sequence ATGAGTAAGATGACAGTACTGATAGTAGAGGACGACAGAGATGAGCAGGAGTTCATGATGGACGCGTTTGTGCGGAACTGCTCGGGCTGCCAGGTTGAATTTGCGAACAACGGGCTGGAGATGACTGAGCTCCTGGCGCCGGGCGAGAACGGCGAGCCGCCGGTTTTACCGTCTATTATTTTACTCGATCTCAATATGCCCATCAAAGATGGCTACGAAGCCCTCAAAGAGATAAGGGAAACACCGGAGCTCAAAGACATCTGTGTAGTAGTGGTCACCTCATCGGGCCACCCTGAAGAAGAGCAGCGTTGCAAAAACCTGGGCGCCAACAATTTTTACCACAAGCCGATCTCTCTCGGCGAATACGATACCATGGTCCGCGAGATCATCAGCGAGGATATGCATATCCCGCTGAATAAGCCCGCTAAGAAGCACCAGTGA
- a CDS encoding Na/Pi cotransporter family protein, with translation MEIILLVLGGLGLFLFAVNMLSTTLNDLLGDKARHVIRKYVSNILSSILTGLIVTIILDSSSAVIILTIVLVNARVLTFHHAMGIVMGANIGTTFSSQLIALDIGKYSPIAIVAGVIMSLFSRSDRLSKTARALIYFGILFFGLYTMERSVEPLRDDGTFIQWMHRLNNPLKGAGAGALVTLIIQSSSATVGIVITLAKKGLIELPGALAVMLGAELGTCSDTLIATIRSNRQAIKTGLFHLGFNLVSIILGLIFFQPFVHFIYFLSGRASLAQQVATGHIMFNVLGVILFLPFVKLIARLLDWMVPDKPEASMRSPVTG, from the coding sequence ATGGAGATCATATTGCTTGTGCTTGGCGGCCTCGGTTTGTTCCTGTTCGCTGTCAACATGCTGTCTACCACACTCAACGATCTGCTGGGCGATAAGGCGAGGCACGTCATCAGGAAATACGTCTCCAATATCCTTTCCTCCATTCTCACAGGTCTTATTGTCACCATCATACTCGATTCATCATCAGCAGTTATCATCCTCACCATCGTGCTTGTCAACGCACGGGTGCTGACCTTTCACCATGCTATGGGTATCGTGATGGGCGCCAATATCGGTACTACCTTCTCCTCTCAGCTCATAGCGCTGGATATTGGTAAATATTCACCCATCGCCATCGTAGCAGGTGTTATCATGAGCCTGTTCAGCCGCAGCGACAGGCTTTCGAAAACAGCAAGGGCGCTTATCTATTTCGGCATACTGTTCTTTGGCTTGTATACCATGGAGCGCTCAGTAGAACCGCTGCGTGATGACGGAACTTTTATACAATGGATGCACCGATTGAACAACCCACTGAAAGGCGCAGGCGCGGGTGCATTAGTTACACTCATCATCCAATCATCGAGCGCTACGGTAGGTATCGTCATAACACTGGCCAAGAAAGGATTGATAGAACTGCCGGGCGCGCTGGCAGTAATGCTGGGTGCAGAGCTGGGCACTTGCTCAGATACGTTGATAGCAACCATCCGTTCCAACAGGCAGGCGATAAAGACGGGTTTGTTTCACCTTGGTTTTAACCTGGTGAGTATCATACTCGGGCTTATCTTCTTTCAGCCGTTCGTACATTTTATCTATTTTCTTTCGGGGCGAGCCAGCCTGGCGCAACAGGTAGCAACGGGCCATATCATGTTCAATGTACTGGGTGTTATCCTGTTCCTGCCTTTTGTAAAACTCATAGCGCGGCTCCTGGATTGGATGGTACCTGATAAACCCGAAGCGTCCATGCGATCGCCGGTGACGGGTTGA
- the xth gene encoding exodeoxyribonuclease III translates to MKIATYNVNGVNGRLPVLLRWLEEAAPDIVCLQELKAPQEKFPEKEIRDLGYTPIWHGQKSWNGVAILSKSGDIMEMRRVLPGDPQDEHSRYIEAKVDGIIVGCLYLPNGNPAPGPKFEYKLNWFERFITHAAELWTLDIPVVLTGDYNVMPTEIDVYKPERWVNDALFRPEIRAAFQKLLDQGWTDALRKLHPGEVIYTFWDYFRNAYERNAGLRIDHFLLSKHVDKRLKAAGVDHHVRGWEKSSDHAPVWIELK, encoded by the coding sequence ATGAAGATCGCCACATACAACGTGAATGGAGTGAACGGACGCCTGCCGGTATTGCTGCGCTGGCTGGAAGAAGCTGCACCTGATATAGTTTGCCTGCAGGAACTGAAAGCGCCGCAGGAGAAATTTCCCGAGAAGGAGATCCGCGACCTTGGGTACACACCCATCTGGCACGGACAGAAAAGCTGGAATGGCGTAGCGATCTTATCAAAGTCGGGCGATATAATGGAAATGAGGCGTGTGCTGCCCGGCGATCCGCAGGATGAACACAGCAGGTATATAGAGGCAAAGGTGGATGGTATCATAGTGGGTTGCTTATACCTGCCCAACGGCAACCCTGCACCGGGACCAAAGTTTGAATACAAGCTCAACTGGTTTGAACGTTTCATAACACATGCTGCAGAGCTTTGGACACTGGACATTCCTGTAGTGCTGACAGGTGACTACAACGTGATGCCCACCGAGATAGACGTATACAAACCTGAGCGCTGGGTGAATGATGCACTCTTCAGGCCCGAGATAAGAGCTGCGTTTCAAAAGCTATTAGACCAGGGGTGGACCGATGCGCTGCGCAAGCTGCACCCCGGCGAAGTGATCTATACATTCTGGGATTACTTCCGCAATGCATACGAGCGCAATGCAGGATTGCGCATCGATCACTTCCTGCTTAGCAAGCATGTAGACAAGCGACTAAAGGCTGCCGGTGTTGACCACCATGTTCGCGGCTGGGAAAAGAGCAGCGACCACGCGCCGGTATGGATAGAGCTGAAGTAA